A single Nisaea sp. DNA region contains:
- a CDS encoding FMN-binding negative transcriptional regulator produces MYTPPHFREDDIALLHETIRRIAFGTLVTLGPDGLVASHVPMLLDAEKGTHGTLTGHLAKANIQTKTEASNIEALAIFQGPDAYITPNWYATKQEHGKVVPTWNYVAVHAYGQISFFEDTERLRDQVSRLTDKHEAENAEPWAVNDAPENFVQSHLKGIIGFEIPITRIDGKWKLSQNRPAEDKKGVMSGLDSRDGADAAISSVTRERLQS; encoded by the coding sequence ATGTACACACCGCCGCATTTTCGCGAAGACGATATCGCCCTGCTGCATGAGACCATCCGCCGTATCGCCTTCGGCACCCTGGTAACACTCGGCCCCGACGGGCTGGTCGCCAGTCATGTGCCGATGCTGCTGGACGCCGAAAAAGGCACACACGGCACGCTGACCGGGCATCTCGCCAAGGCAAATATCCAGACCAAGACCGAGGCATCCAATATCGAGGCGCTGGCGATCTTCCAGGGGCCGGACGCCTACATCACTCCTAACTGGTATGCGACCAAGCAGGAGCACGGCAAAGTGGTGCCGACCTGGAACTACGTCGCCGTCCATGCCTACGGGCAGATCAGCTTCTTCGAGGATACGGAACGTTTGCGCGATCAGGTATCTCGGCTGACGGACAAACACGAGGCGGAGAACGCCGAGCCGTGGGCCGTGAACGACGCACCGGAGAATTTCGTGCAATCCCACCTCAAGGGCATCATCGGCTTCGAAATTCCGATTACCCGGATCGACGGCAAGTGGAAGCTGAGCCAGAACCGCCCTGCGGAGGATAAGAAAGGCGTCATGTCCGGGCTCGATTCCCGTGACGGAGCGGACGCGGCTATCTCCTCCGTAACCCGCGAACGCCTGCAAAGCTAA
- a CDS encoding aldehyde dehydrogenase family protein: MTLHRNLIAGDWVEGTNASDNINPSNTGDVVGQFAQADAAATEQAIDAAVAASHAWARSPIQQRHDILAAASAEIMARKEELGRLLAREEGKTLPEGIGETIRAAQVFDFFAGECLRLSGEKIASTRPGLEVEITREPIGVVGIITPWNFPIAIPAWKIAPALCYGNAIVFKPAGLVPGCAWALVDILKKAGLPDGVLNLVMGSGGTVGETILSSTKINAVTFTGSVATGAHVAAKCSATMKKYQLEMGGKNPLVVLDDADLATAVDVAVNGAFFSTGQRCTASSRLIVTEGIHDKFVAACIEKLKGLKVDDALAEGTHIGPVVDASQLAQDEEYIKIGQQEGAKLAFGGERLERATPGFYLQPALFTETTNSMRINREEVFGPVASVIRVKDYDEALAVANDTTFGLSSGICTSSLKFASDFKRNSEAGMVMVNLPTAGVDYHVPFGGRKGSSYGAREQGRYASEFYTTVKTAYILPI, from the coding sequence ATGACACTGCACCGCAATCTGATCGCCGGCGACTGGGTCGAGGGCACGAACGCGAGCGATAACATCAATCCGTCCAACACTGGCGACGTGGTCGGCCAGTTCGCGCAGGCTGATGCCGCCGCAACGGAACAGGCCATCGACGCCGCCGTCGCTGCCTCCCACGCTTGGGCCCGCAGCCCGATCCAGCAGCGCCACGATATTCTGGCCGCCGCGTCCGCCGAGATCATGGCCCGCAAGGAAGAGCTCGGCCGCCTGCTCGCCCGCGAAGAAGGCAAGACTCTCCCCGAAGGTATCGGCGAAACCATCCGCGCCGCCCAGGTGTTCGATTTCTTCGCTGGCGAGTGCCTGCGCCTGTCAGGCGAGAAGATCGCCTCCACCCGTCCGGGCCTCGAAGTCGAGATCACCCGTGAGCCGATTGGCGTCGTCGGCATCATCACACCGTGGAACTTCCCGATCGCCATCCCGGCCTGGAAGATCGCCCCGGCGCTCTGCTACGGCAACGCCATCGTCTTCAAGCCGGCCGGTCTGGTACCGGGTTGCGCCTGGGCACTGGTCGACATCCTGAAAAAAGCCGGTCTGCCGGACGGTGTGCTGAACCTGGTAATGGGCAGCGGCGGCACCGTTGGCGAGACCATTCTCTCCAGCACCAAGATCAATGCTGTGACCTTCACCGGCTCGGTCGCGACCGGCGCGCATGTGGCGGCGAAATGTTCCGCCACCATGAAGAAGTACCAACTTGAGATGGGCGGCAAGAACCCGCTCGTCGTGCTGGACGATGCCGATCTCGCAACCGCCGTCGATGTTGCCGTGAACGGCGCCTTCTTCTCGACCGGCCAGCGCTGCACCGCCTCTTCCCGGCTGATCGTGACCGAAGGCATCCACGACAAGTTCGTTGCCGCCTGCATCGAGAAACTGAAAGGCCTGAAGGTGGATGACGCGCTCGCCGAGGGCACGCATATCGGCCCTGTGGTCGATGCCAGCCAGCTCGCGCAGGACGAGGAATACATCAAGATCGGCCAACAGGAAGGCGCCAAGCTGGCCTTTGGTGGCGAACGTCTCGAACGCGCTACACCGGGATTCTACCTGCAGCCGGCCCTGTTCACCGAGACGACCAATTCCATGCGCATCAACCGCGAGGAAGTGTTCGGTCCGGTCGCCAGCGTGATCCGGGTGAAGGATTATGACGAGGCCCTCGCCGTCGCCAACGACACGACCTTCGGTCTGTCCTCCGGCATCTGCACCTCGAGCCTGAAATTCGCCAGTGACTTCAAGCGCAATTCCGAGGCTGGCATGGTCATGGTCAACCTGCCGACGGCGGGCGTTGATTATCATGTACCGTTCGGCGGCCGGAAAGGCTCCAGCTACGGCGCCCGCGAGCAGGGCCGCTATGCGTCGGAATTCTACACAACGGTGAAAACCGCCTATATCCTGCCAATCTGA
- a CDS encoding M20 aminoacylase family protein — MPIVNRIADFHAELTGWRRHIHQNPELGFEEFETADFVAERLTDMGLEIHRGLGGTGVVATIKGNGGDGPAIGLRADMDALPIQEKGTPEYRSKNDGKMHACGHDGHTTMLLGAAKYLAETRNFAGTVQLIFQPAEEGKGGGKKMVEDGLFKLFPVDEVYGMHNRPEMPVGSFGVSAGPVMAARDNWELFISGRGAHAAMPHQGVDPVVVGANIVMALQTITSRNIDPAEALVISATQFHAGDAFNVIPDDIILRGTCRVLNPDLQATLPESIKRVADGIAATYGATAELNYISGYPATVNTEKEADFAASVCAEIAGGMGTVDRELPPSMGAEDFSYMLQEKPGAYIWCGNGDTAGLHHPEYDFNDEALTVGASYWSKLVETRLARSA; from the coding sequence ATGCCTATCGTCAATCGCATCGCCGATTTCCATGCCGAACTGACCGGCTGGCGACGCCATATCCATCAGAACCCGGAGCTTGGTTTCGAAGAGTTCGAGACCGCCGATTTCGTGGCGGAACGGTTGACGGATATGGGCCTTGAGATCCATCGCGGTCTCGGCGGCACCGGCGTGGTGGCAACGATCAAGGGCAATGGCGGGGATGGCCCGGCAATCGGATTGCGGGCCGACATGGATGCACTCCCGATCCAGGAAAAGGGTACGCCGGAATATCGGTCGAAGAATGACGGAAAGATGCATGCCTGCGGCCATGACGGCCACACCACCATGTTGCTCGGTGCCGCCAAGTATCTTGCCGAGACCCGCAATTTCGCCGGCACCGTACAGCTGATCTTCCAACCGGCCGAGGAAGGCAAGGGCGGTGGCAAGAAGATGGTCGAGGACGGCCTGTTCAAGCTGTTCCCGGTGGACGAGGTCTATGGCATGCACAACCGGCCGGAAATGCCGGTCGGCAGCTTCGGCGTTTCCGCCGGCCCGGTAATGGCCGCTCGCGATAACTGGGAGCTCTTCATCTCCGGCCGGGGCGCGCATGCGGCCATGCCGCATCAGGGGGTCGATCCGGTTGTGGTTGGCGCGAACATCGTGATGGCCCTGCAGACCATTACCAGCCGCAATATTGACCCGGCGGAAGCGCTCGTCATCAGCGCTACCCAGTTCCATGCCGGGGACGCCTTCAACGTGATCCCGGACGATATCATCCTGCGCGGCACCTGCCGGGTGCTGAACCCGGATTTGCAGGCAACCCTGCCGGAGAGCATCAAGAGAGTGGCGGACGGCATTGCCGCGACTTACGGGGCGACGGCGGAGCTGAACTATATCTCAGGCTATCCGGCGACCGTGAATACCGAGAAGGAAGCTGATTTCGCAGCCTCTGTTTGCGCCGAGATCGCCGGCGGCATGGGTACGGTAGACCGGGAGCTGCCGCCGAGCATGGGCGCCGAGGACTTCTCCTACATGCTGCAAGAGAAGCCGGGCGCCTATATCTGGTGTGGCAACGGTGACACCGCCGGCCTGCACCATCCGGAATATGACTTCAACGACGAAGCCCTGACCGTCGGCGCCAGCTATTGGAGCAAGCTGGTCGAAACCCGGCTAGCCAGATCGGCCTGA
- a CDS encoding fumarylacetoacetate hydrolase family protein has product MSDRIARDLPVDLDKATLLGRVSTADGPAVCTLRGEDVIDITARLPTITHALKAACPASIVRGAEGKVIGKIGDILETSFDPKATGPRLLSPIDLQAIKAAGVTFPNSMIERVVEEMTKGDPLKADEARAQLGRDIGDDVFSIVPGSDEAMKLRKTLLEKDLWSPYLEVGFGVDAEIFTKAQPMSSVGHGAGVGLHPRSDWNNPEPEVVLVCGPDGKIVGATLGNDVNLRDFEGRSALLLGRAKDNNASASLGPFIRLLDNHFTMTDIRNADLSLEVTGTDGYVLSGSSTMRVISRDPEDLAQQMFDSHQYPDGAVLYTGTLFAPTDDRDRPGEGFTHKLGDVVRIASSRLGCLENVVGRSDALPEWEDGALALFRSLSKRGIAL; this is encoded by the coding sequence ATGAGTGATCGTATCGCACGGGATCTGCCGGTCGATCTGGACAAGGCCACATTGCTGGGCAGGGTGTCCACAGCGGACGGTCCGGCCGTCTGCACCCTGCGCGGTGAGGATGTCATCGATATCACCGCCCGCCTCCCGACCATTACCCATGCCCTGAAAGCCGCCTGCCCGGCCAGCATCGTGCGCGGCGCCGAAGGCAAGGTGATCGGAAAGATCGGCGACATTCTGGAAACGAGCTTCGATCCGAAGGCAACCGGGCCACGCCTGCTCTCCCCCATCGACCTGCAGGCCATCAAGGCAGCCGGAGTGACCTTTCCGAACAGCATGATCGAGCGCGTGGTCGAGGAAATGACCAAGGGCGATCCGCTGAAGGCGGACGAGGCCCGGGCTCAGCTTGGCCGGGATATCGGCGACGATGTGTTCTCCATCGTGCCGGGCTCGGACGAGGCGATGAAACTGCGCAAGACCCTGCTGGAGAAAGATCTCTGGTCGCCCTATCTCGAAGTCGGGTTCGGCGTCGACGCGGAGATATTCACCAAGGCGCAACCGATGTCGTCGGTCGGGCACGGCGCCGGGGTCGGGCTGCACCCACGCTCGGACTGGAACAATCCGGAGCCGGAAGTCGTGCTGGTCTGCGGACCGGACGGAAAGATCGTCGGCGCCACCCTCGGCAATGACGTGAACCTGCGCGATTTCGAGGGTCGCAGCGCCCTGCTGCTCGGCCGGGCCAAGGACAACAACGCATCAGCCAGCCTCGGCCCGTTCATCCGCCTTCTGGACAATCATTTCACCATGACCGATATCCGCAACGCGGACCTGTCGCTCGAGGTCACCGGCACGGACGGCTATGTGCTCAGTGGTTCCAGCACCATGCGGGTGATCAGCCGCGACCCGGAGGACCTGGCGCAACAGATGTTCGACAGTCACCAGTATCCGGACGGCGCTGTGCTTTATACTGGCACGCTGTTCGCCCCGACGGATGACCGGGACCGGCCGGGCGAAGGCTTTACCCACAAGCTCGGCGATGTTGTGCGCATCGCTAGCTCGCGGCTCGGGTGTCTCGAGAATGTGGTTGGCCGGTCGGATGCGCTACCGGAATGGGAGGATGGCGCGCTTGCCCTTTTCCGCTCCCTCTCAAAACGCGGGATCGCGCTCTGA
- a CDS encoding NADH:flavin oxidoreductase/NADH oxidase, which produces MTASTPLLFQPIQLRDITLPNRIVIPPMCMYSAEEGLPTDFHMAHLGKFALGGAGMVILEVTAVSRDGRITHGDLGIWTDEQAKKLAPIATFLKSEGSVPAIQIGHSGRKGSMQRPWKGNGPLTPENIADGDTPWQPEAPSPVPLADGWLTPRELDLDDMKRLRGAFADATKRSVDAGFESVEIHCAHGYLLQTFLSPLGNFRKDAYGGDLEGRMRLSLEIAEDVRAALPDNLPLFVRISAVDAIEGGWEMEDSLTFAKELKARGVDVIDCSSGGQSPKGATNFKLVREPGYQVPYAAEIRREVDMMTQAVGLITDPHHAEAILQAGDADLIAIGREALYNPFWPRHAADAFGLDPEFKNWPPQYAWWLDKRAQGQRAQAAS; this is translated from the coding sequence ATGACTGCATCCACACCACTGCTTTTCCAGCCGATCCAGCTCCGCGACATTACCTTGCCGAACCGCATCGTGATCCCGCCCATGTGCATGTATTCCGCCGAAGAAGGTTTGCCGACCGACTTCCATATGGCCCATCTCGGCAAATTCGCCCTCGGCGGTGCCGGCATGGTCATTCTGGAAGTAACGGCCGTGAGCCGCGACGGACGCATCACGCACGGCGATCTCGGCATCTGGACGGACGAGCAGGCGAAAAAGCTGGCACCGATCGCCACTTTCCTGAAATCGGAAGGCAGCGTCCCGGCGATCCAGATCGGCCATTCCGGCCGCAAGGGCAGCATGCAGCGCCCATGGAAGGGCAACGGCCCGCTGACACCCGAGAACATTGCCGATGGAGACACGCCCTGGCAGCCGGAAGCGCCGAGCCCGGTGCCGCTGGCCGACGGCTGGCTGACGCCCCGTGAGCTCGATCTCGATGACATGAAGCGGCTCCGCGGTGCCTTCGCGGACGCGACGAAACGCTCGGTCGATGCCGGTTTCGAGTCCGTCGAAATCCATTGCGCGCATGGCTACCTGCTGCAGACCTTCCTCTCCCCGCTCGGCAATTTCCGCAAAGATGCTTATGGCGGCGATCTCGAAGGCCGGATGCGCCTCTCGCTGGAGATCGCGGAAGATGTCCGGGCTGCATTGCCGGATAATCTGCCGCTGTTTGTCCGCATCTCTGCCGTCGACGCCATCGAAGGCGGCTGGGAGATGGAGGACAGCCTGACTTTTGCGAAAGAATTGAAGGCGCGCGGCGTGGATGTGATCGACTGCTCCTCTGGCGGCCAGTCCCCGAAAGGCGCAACCAACTTCAAGCTGGTCCGGGAGCCGGGCTATCAGGTGCCCTATGCCGCCGAGATCCGGCGCGAGGTCGACATGATGACACAGGCCGTCGGCCTGATCACAGACCCGCACCATGCAGAAGCCATCCTGCAAGCAGGGGACGCGGACCTGATCGCGATCGGCCGCGAGGCGCTCTACAATCCGTTCTGGCCGCGCCATGCTGCAGACGCCTTCGGGCTGGATCCCGAATTCAAAAACTGGCCGCCGCAATATGCCTGGTGGCTGGACAAGCGGGCACAGGGGCAACGCGCGCAGGCTGCCTCCTGA